From one Triticum urartu cultivar G1812 chromosome 3, Tu2.1, whole genome shotgun sequence genomic stretch:
- the LOC125542704 gene encoding serine/threonine-protein phosphatase alpha-3 isoform-like, translated as MAADLDLDDVIQRLLDAEAPLSSPSAAPPLKAEEIRHLCAAAKELLLKQPTLLELSAPINICGDIHGQYADLLRLFRETGAPSAANRYLFLGDYVDRGTQSLETICLLLAYKLKYPDAFFLLRGNHECAALNKQYGFYSECASRGPRVSHAEGTSRAYKLRYPERLWEELNAVFACLPLAALVGREGGRGGKDKKKILCVHGGLSPELESPDQIRGIKRPLADVPEHGLVCDLLWSDPAADGDDWGWGDPRRCTSFTFGADVVEEFCERHGLAMVCRAHEMKDGGYNQDFAGGKLVTVFSAPNYCGKCGNDGAVMTVAGDLACSFRVFHPDTAAAPPPAPIYL; from the coding sequence ATGGCGGCCGACTTGGACCTGGACGACGTGATCCAGCGCCTCCTGGACGCGGAGGCGCCCCTGAGCTCGCcgtccgccgccccgccgctgaAAGCCGAGGAGATCCGGCACCTCTGCGCGGCCGCCAAGGAGCTGCTCCTCAAGCAGCCGACGCTGCTCGAGCTCTCCGCCCCCATCAACATCTGCGGCGACATCCACGGCCAGTACGCCGACCTCCTCCGCCTCTTCCGGGAGACCGGGGCGCCCTCCGCCGCCAACCGCTACCTCTTCCTCGGCGACTACGTCGACCGGGGCACGCAGAGCCTCGAGACCATCTGCCTCCTCCTCGCCTACAAGCTCAAGTACCCggacgccttcttcctcctccgcgGCAACCACGAGTGCGCCGCCCTCAACAAGCAGTACGGCTTCTACTCCGAGTGCGCGTCCCGCGGCCCGCGCGTGAGCCACGCCGAGGGCACGTCCCGAGCATACAAGCTCAGGTACCCGGAGAGGCTCTGGGAGGAGCTCAACGCCGTCTTCGCCTGCCTCCCGCTGGCGGCGCTCGTCGGCCGCGAGGGCGGCAGGGGtggcaaggacaagaagaagatcCTGTGCGTGCACGGCGGGCTCTCGCCGGAGCTGGAGAGCCCGGACCAGATCCGCGGGATCAAGCGCCCGCTGGCGGACGTCCCCGAGCACGGGCTCGTGTGCGACCTGCTGTGGTCGGACCCCGCCGCGGACGGCGACGACTGGGGGTGGGGGGACCCGCGCAGGTGCACATCCTTCACCTTCGGCGCCGACGTGGTGGAGGAGTTCTGCGAGAGGCACGGGCTGGCCATGGTATGCAGGGCGCACGAGATGAAGGACGGCGGGTACAACCAAGACTTCGCCGGCGGGAAGCTTGTCACCGTGTTCTCCGCACCCAACTACTGCGGCAAGTGTGGCAACGACGGCGCCGTCATGACGGTCGCCGGTGACCTCGCCTGCTCCTTCCGCGTCTTCCACCCTGATACTGCCGCTGCTCCTCCTCCGGCTCCTATTTATCTGTAG
- the LOC125542706 gene encoding vacuolar protein sorting-associated protein 60.1-like, with protein MKKIFGAKKSRDPPPTIQDATNQINKRGESVDEKIKKLDEELARYKEQIRKARPGPSQEAIKARAIRLLKHKRMYEEQRNMLYNQTYNLDQVGFAADGLKDAQQTMGAMKAANKELKGMMKTVKIEDIDNMQDEMTDLMDVSNEIQESLGRSYNIPDDVDEEDLMGELDALEADMEFESAAVPSYLQPDEESDLNLPAAPTYPAAVPVSRHQEDELGLPPVPRASLRS; from the exons ATGAAGAAGATCTTCGGCGCCAAGAAGAGCAGGGACCCGCCGCCCACCATCCAGGACGCCACCAACCAA ATAAACAAGCGGGGCGAGAGCGTGGACGAGAAGATCAAGAAGCTGGACGAGGAGCTGGCGCGGTACAAGGAGCAGATCCGCAAGGCCCGCCCCGGCCCCTCGCAGGAGGCCATCAAGGCCCGCGCCATCAGGCTCCTCAAGCACAAGCGCATGTACGAGGAGCAGCGCAACATGCTCTACAACCAGACCTACAACCTCGACCAGGTCGGCTTCGCCGCCGACGGCCTCAAGGACGCGCAGCAGACC ATGGGCGCGATGAAGGCCGCCAACAAGGAGCTCAAGGGGATGATGAAGACTGTCAAGATCGAGGACATCGAT AATATGCAAGATGAAATGACGGATCTGATGGACGTGAGCAACGAGATACAAGAATCTCTTGGTAGAAGCTACAACATCCCCGATGATGTTGACGAGGAAGATCTAATGGGAG AGCTGGATGCTCTGGAAGCTGATATGGAGTTTGAGTCAGCTGCAGTCCCATCGTACCTTCAGCCAGATGAGGAATCTGATCTTAACTTGCCCGCTGCACCGACTTATCCTGCGGCAGTTCCCGTAAGCAGGCACCAG GAGGACGAGCTTGGACTGCCACCGGTACCTCGAGCGTCGCTCCGTAGTTAG
- the LOC125542707 gene encoding light-regulated protein, chloroplastic, with amino-acid sequence MMQAAVALSAVLPVAVRGRSAARRSSATVAGGGRRTVGAGVRASAAAAPEADYSSSVSVFPMEACDLVGGEACDAQMYPETKLGAGAGGPAAAARAPEVEREYLAYDEPKTVFPDEACDDLGGEFCEAPYQTTK; translated from the exons ATGATGCAGGCCGCCGTTGCTTTGTCGGCCGTGCTGCCTGTCGCCGTAAGGGGcaggtcggcggcgaggaggagcaGCGCCACCGTTGCCGGCGGCGGCAGAAGGACTGTGGGTGCCGGCGTCCGggcatcggcggcggcggcgccggaggCGGACTACAGCTCCAGCGTCTC GGTGTTCCCCATGGAGGCCTGCGACCTGGTCGGCGGCGAGGCGTGCGACGCGCAGATGTACCCGGAGACGAAGCTCGGCGCCGGCGCGGGCGGCCCGGCGGCCGCGGCGAGGGCGCCGGAGGTGGAGAGGGAGTACCTAGCCTACGACGAGCCAAAAAC GGTGTTCCCGGACGAGGCGTGCGACGATCTTGGCGGCGAGTTCTGCGAGGCGCCCTACCAAACCACCAAGTAG